In Onychostoma macrolepis isolate SWU-2019 chromosome 06, ASM1243209v1, whole genome shotgun sequence, one DNA window encodes the following:
- the si:ch73-361p23.3 gene encoding tumor necrosis factor receptor superfamily member 9 isoform X2 has protein sequence MICYMKVLSTLLCLLLLHQNASASCPPGQMFNHNKKSCEPCPPKLFSASENRYCDNCIECKKGSREVKKCTTTSDAVCRCKEGFTPIDEQKQEICFCKKGFGINQRGICTECTAGFFTDKDDTSCKIWRECKSGIKFQGNSTADVVCKDASIEETETPKTPTTPIQTTTISSTSTSRTTVSSSNKKKDFSSLWLVMACVVVILLAGLLYHKCKVTHCIHNHKKVDFRKESVCRKPVEESGEKCLSLLV, from the exons ATGATCTGCTACATGAAAGTCCTCTCGACCCTTCTGTGTTTACTGTTGCTTCACCAAAATGCAAGCGCATCTTGTCCACCAG GTCAAATGTttaatcacaataaaaaaagttgTGAGCCCTGTCCACCAAAACTATTCTCTGCTAGTGAAAATCGTTACTGTGACAACTGCATCGAATGTAAAAAAG GTAGTAGAGAAGTCAAAAAATGCACAACTACCTCAGATGCTGTATGCAGATGTAAGGAGGGTTTTACACCTATTGATGAACAAAAACAAGAGATTTGCTTCTGTAAAAAAGGTTTTGGAATAAACCAAAGAG GAATATGCACAGAATGTACAGCAGGCTTCTTCACAGACAAAGATGACACGAGTTGTAAAATATGGAGAGA GTGTAAAAGTGGGATAAAGTTCCAAGGCAACAGCACTGCTGATGTTGTCTGCAAAGATGCCTCGATAGAGGAGACAGAAACCCCCAAAACCCCTACTACCCCAATTCAGACGACCACAATCTCTTCTACATCCACTTCAAGAACTACAGTCTCCTcttccaacaaaaaaaaagacttctCCAGCTTGT GGCTGGTTATGGCATGTGTTGTTGTTATCCTGCTGGCTGGACTCCTGTACCACAAGTGTAAAGTCACCCACTGTATTCATAACCACAAGAAAGTGGATTTTCGAAAAG AAAGTGTATGCAGAAAGCCTGTTGAAGAATCTGGAGAAAAGTGCCTGTCTTTGCTTGTCTAA
- the si:ch73-361p23.3 gene encoding tumor necrosis factor receptor superfamily member 9 isoform X1, with the protein MICYMKVLSTLLCLLLLHQNASASCPPGQMFNHNKKSCEPCPPKLFSASENRYCDNCIECKKGSREVKKCTTTSDAVCRCKEGFTPIDEQKQEICFCKKGFGINQRGICTECTAGFFTDKDDTSCKIWRECKSGIKFQGNSTADVVCKDASIEETETPKTPTTPIQTTTISSTSTSRTTVSSSNKKKDFSSLWLVMACVVVILLAGLLYHKCKVTHCIHNHKKVDFRKGGVPLIYHTTTCVCVCVCVCVCVWLLSIHPSIYFL; encoded by the exons ATGATCTGCTACATGAAAGTCCTCTCGACCCTTCTGTGTTTACTGTTGCTTCACCAAAATGCAAGCGCATCTTGTCCACCAG GTCAAATGTttaatcacaataaaaaaagttgTGAGCCCTGTCCACCAAAACTATTCTCTGCTAGTGAAAATCGTTACTGTGACAACTGCATCGAATGTAAAAAAG GTAGTAGAGAAGTCAAAAAATGCACAACTACCTCAGATGCTGTATGCAGATGTAAGGAGGGTTTTACACCTATTGATGAACAAAAACAAGAGATTTGCTTCTGTAAAAAAGGTTTTGGAATAAACCAAAGAG GAATATGCACAGAATGTACAGCAGGCTTCTTCACAGACAAAGATGACACGAGTTGTAAAATATGGAGAGA GTGTAAAAGTGGGATAAAGTTCCAAGGCAACAGCACTGCTGATGTTGTCTGCAAAGATGCCTCGATAGAGGAGACAGAAACCCCCAAAACCCCTACTACCCCAATTCAGACGACCACAATCTCTTCTACATCCACTTCAAGAACTACAGTCTCCTcttccaacaaaaaaaaagacttctCCAGCTTGT GGCTGGTTATGGCATGTGTTGTTGTTATCCTGCTGGCTGGACTCCTGTACCACAAGTGTAAAGTCACCCACTGTATTCATAACCACAAGAAAGTGGATTTTCGAAAAGGTGGAGTACCCTTAATTTACCATACgaccacgtgtgtgtgtgtgtgtgtgtgtgtgtgtgtgtgtgtgtggctacTCTCTATTCACCCTTCCATTTATTTTCTCTAG
- the tcta gene encoding T-cell leukemia translocation-altered gene protein homolog, protein MEESWDFEFLSRMVDSLVSFLSEFVDDWLANDMRVAVFKILFSWLIISLVAIHFAWKVYGNTVNDMYYRQGTGGQNGGTPDTAPHLSGWESAAGDAMKTHRE, encoded by the exons ATGGAGGAATCGTGGGATTTTGAATTCTTGTCTCGTATGGTTGACAGTCTGGTGTCCTTTTTGTCCGAATTTGTGGACGACTGGCTGGCCAACGACATGAGAGTTGCAGTGTTTAAGATACTGTTCAGCTGGCTCATCATCAGTCTCGTAGCCATCCACTTTGCCTGGAAAGTGTACGGGAACACTGTCAACGACATGTATTACAGACAGG GGACTGGAGGACAGAATGGCGGGACTCCTGACACTGCGCCTCACCTGAGCGGATG GGAAAGTGCAGCTGGTGATGCCATGAAAACCCACCGTGAGTGA
- the glyctk gene encoding glycerate kinase yields the protein MAQILAFSRSLHLQHSLRVSLASLCSRSMTSLETRARAVFSAAVEGVQPDIVVRRSLERHGDKLLVGGQSFKLINNLYLVGCGKAVLGMAAEAEQIVGDHLIKGVVSVPHGIQKTLRSHGKEKMLLENNSRITVMEGAKNNLPDADAQKSAECIRELASGLTEKDLLLVLISGGGSALLPAPAPPMSLQEKQDVTRKLAAAGATIQELNTVRRALSLLKGGGLAQCANPAQVVALILSDVIGDPLDLIASGPTVRSDSKPEEVWDILNRYELSGSLPSTVKEVLKPHYGSQVQEQQDVIKNHVLNIVIGSNTIALECASRKAVELGLRPIILSPGVCGDVCSVSRLYGLLSRFACSPEKEPPPELAAEILQLGPEVGVESWDLCRTMNVLVEERKEGWGATCLLAGGEPTVKLTGKGRGGRNQELALRVGLELSIDEVKSGAVFLSGGTDGQDGPTEAAGAVTDGELMEEAMSQGLDVDGFLTNNDSFTFFSQLSEGRRLLMPGLTGTNVMDVHVMLLPPPSAQKDFQ from the exons ATGGCTCAGATTCTTGCTTTCTCACGTTCTCTTCACCTGCAGCACTCACTGCGGGTGAGCTTAGCATCACTGTGTTCTCGCAGTATGACGTCATTAGAAACTCGAGCCCGGGCTGTGTTTTCTGCAGCGGTTGAAGGTGTGCAGCCAGACATAGTGGTCCGCAGGAGTCTGGAGAGACATGGAGACAAACTACTTGTGGGTGGACAGAGTTTCAAACTTATCAATAACCTTTATCTGGTGGGTTGTGGAAAGGCTGTGCTGGGGATGGCAGCAGAAGCAGAGCAAATTGTAGGAGACCATCTAATTAAAGGGGTGGTCAGTGTGCCTCATGGTATCCAGAAAACACTACGCAGTCATGGAAAAGA GAAGATGCTCCTTGAGAATAACAGCAGAATTACAGTGATGGAAGGAGCAAAGAACAATTTACCGGATGCAGATGCCCAGAAGTCAGCAGAGTGTATTCGAGAATTGGCCAGTGGTCTGACTGAGAAAGATCTGCTGCTCGTGCTCATCTCTG GTGGTGGTTCTGCTCTTTTACCTGCTCCAGCCCCACCCATGTCCTTGCAGGAGAAACAGGATGTGACACGAAAACTCGCAGCAGCAGGGGCCACAATTCAGGAGTTAAATACAGTAAGACGAGCCCTGTCGTTGCTGAAGGGTGGAGGCCTTGCCCAATGTGCCAACCCAGCCCAG GTAGTGGCATTGATTCTGTCAGATGTTATTGGAGATCCTCTGGATTTAATAGCCAGCGGTCCAACAGTCAGGAGTGACTCCAAGCCAGAGGAGGTCTGGGATATCTTGAATCGTTATGAACTCTCCGGCTCTCTTCCTTCCACTGTGAAAGAGGTGCTTAAACCCCATTATGGGTCACAGGTGCAAGAACAGCAAGACGTCATCAAAAACcatgttttaaacattgtaattGGTTCAAACACTATTGCTCTTGAATGTGCAAGCCGTAAGGCTGTTGAATTAGGACTTCGACCCATCATTCTGTCTCCAGGAGTATGCGGTGACGTTTGCTCTGTTTCGCGACTATACGGGCTGCTCTCGCGTTTTGCATGCTCCCCAGAAAAGGAACCTCCTCCAGAACTCGCTGCAGAGATCCTTCAGCTTGGACCAGAGGTTGGGGTAGAAAGCTGGGACTTGTGTCGCACCATGAACGTGCTCGTAGAGGAAAGGAAGGAAGGCTGGGGTGCGACCTGTCTTCTGGCTGGAGGGGAACCCACTGTGAAACTGACAGGAAAGGGCAGAGGAGGGAGGAACCAGGAGTTGGCTCTGCGGGTGGGGCTTGAGCTCAGTATTGATGAAGTAAAGAGTGGTGCAGTGTTCCTCAGTGGAGGAACAGATGGACAGGATGGCCCCACTGAGGCAGCTGGTGCCGTCACTGACGGGGAACTGATGGAAGAGGCCATGTCTCAAGGTCTGGACGTCGATGGCTTTCTCACCAATAATGATTCGTTCACATTTTTCTCACAGCTCTCTGAAGGACGACGGTTACTCATGCCTGGACTGACAGGGACCAATGTGATGGATGTGCATGTTATGCTGCTGCCACCACCATCAGCCCAAAAAGACTTCCAATAA